A genomic stretch from Halichoerus grypus chromosome 5, mHalGry1.hap1.1, whole genome shotgun sequence includes:
- the PTCH2 gene encoding protein patched homolog 2 isoform X9 — MARPPPLQELPPGYTPPARAASPQILAGSLKAPLWLRAYFQGLLFSLGCGIQRHCGKVLFLGLLAFGALALGLRVAIIETDLEQLWVEVGSRVSQELQYTKEKLGDEAAYTSQMLIQTPRREGENVLTPEALGLHLQAALTASKVQVSLYGKSWDLNKICYKSGIPLIENGMIERMIEKLFPCVILTPLDCFWEGAKLQGGSAYLPGRPDIQWTNLDPEQLLEELGPFASLEGFRELLDKAQVGQAYVGRPCLHPDDLHCPPSAPNHHGKQAPNVAQELSGGCHGFSHKFMHWQEELLLGGISRDPRGQLLRAEALQSTFLLMSPRQLYEHFRGDYQTHDIGWSEERAGTVLQAWQRRFVQLAQEALPQNSSQQIHAFSSTTLDDILHAFSEVSAARVAGGYLLMLAYACVTMLRWDCAQSQGAVGLAGVLLVALAVASGLGLCALLGIAFNAATTQVLPFLALGIGVDDIFLLAHAFTEAPPGTPLQERTGECLQRTGTSVALTSINHMVAFFMAALVPIPALRAFSLQAAIVVGCNFAAVMLVFPAVLSLDLHRRHCQRLDVLCCFSRPCSARVIQILPRELGDGTGPVGIAHLTATVQAFARCETSSQHVVTILPPRARLVPPPSDPLGSELFSPGGSTRDLLGQEEGTRQKATCSSLPCARWSLAHFARYQFAPWLLQAHSKAMVLVLFGALLGLSLYGATLVQDGLALTDVVPRGTKEHAFLSAQLSASVLSRPCCPPLPPRRPAPGCTITGTGYRGSRLPLTRTGLPGALATTRAATAPRMGRWPTSCSSRPGMPKSLWISARLEAGLEGSGCREGL, encoded by the exons ATGGCTCGGCCGCCGCCACTCCAGGAGCTGCCCCCTGGCTATACACCCCCAGCTCGAGCCGCATCACCCCAG ATCCTAGCTGGGAGCCTGAAGGCTCCACTCTGGCTTCGTGCTTACTTCCAGGGGCTGCTCTTCTCTCTGGGCTGTGGGATCCAGAGACACTGTGGCAAAGTGCTCTTCCTGGGCCTGTTGGCCTTTGGAGCCCTGGCACTGGGTCTCCGCGTGGCCATCATTGAGACAGACCTAGAACAGCTCTGGGTGGAAG TGGGCAGCCGGGTGAGCCAGGAGTTACAGTACACCAAGGAGAAGCTGGGGGACGAGGCTGCGTACACCTCCCAGATGTTGATACAGACCCCACGCCGGGAAGGGGAGAATGTCCTCACACCTGAGGCACTTGGCCTCCACCTCCAGGCAGCCCTCACCGCCAGTAAAGTGCAAGTATCACTCTATGGAAA GTCCTGGGATTTGAACAAAATCTGCTACAAGTCAGGAATTCCCCTAATTGAAAATGGAATGATTGAGCGG ATGATTGAGAAGCTGTTTCCGTGCGTGATCCTCACCCCCCTCGACTGCTTCTGGGAGGGAGCCAAACTCCAAGGGGGCTCCGCCTACTTGCC CGGCCGTCCTGACATCCAGTGGACCAACCTGGATCCAGAGCAGCTGCTGGAGGAACTGGGCCCCTTTGCCTCCCTCGAGGGCTTCCGGGAGCTGCTAGACAAGGCACAGGTGGGCCAGGCCTATGTGGGGCGGCCCTGTCTTCACCCTGACGATCTCCACTGCCCGCCTAGTGCCCCTAACCATCACGGCAAGCAG GCTCCCAATGTGGCTCAGGAGCTGAGTGGGGGCTGCCACGGCTTTTCCCACAAGTTTATGCACTGGCAGGAGGAATTGCTGCTGGGGGGCATCTCTAGAGACCCCCGAGGACAGCTGCTGAG GGCGGAGGCCCTGCAGAGCACCTTCCTGCTGATGAGTCCACGCCAGCTGTATGAGCACTTCCGAGGCGACTACCAGACGCATGACATCGGCTGGAGTGAGGAGCGGGCCGGCACGGTGCTGCAAGCCTGGCAGCGGCGCTTTGTGCAG CTGGCTCAGGAGGCCCTGCCTCAGAATTCATCGCAGCAGATCCACGCCTTTTCCTCCACCACCCTGGATGACATCCTGCACGCCTTCTCTGAAGTCAGTGCTGCCCGCGTGGCGGGAGGCTATCTGCTCATG cTAGCCTATGCCTGTGTGACAATGCTGCGCTGGGACTGTGCCCAGTCCCAGGGTGCGGTGGGCCTTGCAGGGGTGCTGCTGGTAGCCCTGGCGGTGGCCTCGGGCCTTGGGCTCTGCGCCCTGCTTGGCATCGCCTTCAATGCTGCCACTACCCAG GTGCTGCCCTTCCTGGCACTGGGCATCGGTGTGGATGACATATTCCTGCTGGCACATGCCTTCACAGAGGCTCCCCCTGGCACCCCTCTCCAG GAGCGCACAGGCGAGTGTCTGCAGCGCACGGGGACCAGCGTGGCGCTCACATCCATCAACCACATGGTGGCCTTCTTCATGGCCGCCCTCGTTCCCATCCCTGCACTGCGGGCCTTCTCCTTGCAG GCAGCCATAGTGGTCGGCTGCAACTTCGCGGCCGTGATGCTTGTCTTCCCGGCGGTCCTCAGCCTGGACCTGCACCGGCGTCACTGCCAGCGCCTTGACGTGCTCTGCTGCTTCTCTAG GCCCTGCTCTGCTCGGGTGATTCAGATTCTGCCCCGGGAGCTAGGGGATGGGACAGGACCAGTGGGCATTGCCCACCTGACGGCCACAGTTCAAGCCTTCGCCCGCTGCGAAACCAGCAGCCAGCATGTCGTCACCATCCTGCCCCCCCGAGCCCGCTTGGTGCCCCCACCTTCCGACCCACTGGGCTCTGAGCTCTTCAGCCCAGGAGGGTCCACACGGGACCTCCTAGGCCAAGAGGAGGGGACCAGGCAAAAGGCAACCTGCAgctccctgccctgtgcccgcTGGAGTCTTGCCCATTTCGCCCGCTATCAGTTCGCACCCTGGCTGCTCCAGGCACACAGCAAG GCCATGGTGCTGGTGCTCTTTGGGGCTCTTCTGGGCCTGAGCCTCTACGGAGCCACCCTGGTGCAGGACGGGCTGGCCCTGACGGATGTGGTGCCTCGGGGCACCAAGGAGCATGCCTTCCTGAGCGCCCAGCTCAG CGCTTCAGTTCTCTCAAGGCCGTGCTGCCCCCccctgccacccaggcgccccgcacctGGCTGCACTATTACCGGAACTGGCTACAGG GGATCCAGGCTGCCTTTGACCAGGACTGGGCTTCCGGGCGCATTAGCCACCACTCGTGCCGCAACGGCTCCGAGGATGGGGCGCTGGCCTACAAGCTGCTCATCCAGACCGGGGATGCCCAAGAGCCTCTGGATTTCAGCCAGGTTGGAAGCGGGGCTGGAAGGGTCGGGATGCAGGGAGGGCCTCTAG
- the PTCH2 gene encoding protein patched homolog 2 isoform X1, giving the protein MARPPPLQELPPGYTPPARAASPQILAGSLKAPLWLRAYFQGLLFSLGCGIQRHCGKVLFLGLLAFGALALGLRVAIIETDLEQLWVEVGSRVSQELQYTKEKLGDEAAYTSQMLIQTPRREGENVLTPEALGLHLQAALTASKVQVSLYGKSWDLNKICYKSGIPLIENGMIERMIEKLFPCVILTPLDCFWEGAKLQGGSAYLPGRPDIQWTNLDPEQLLEELGPFASLEGFRELLDKAQVGQAYVGRPCLHPDDLHCPPSAPNHHGKQAPNVAQELSGGCHGFSHKFMHWQEELLLGGISRDPRGQLLRAEALQSTFLLMSPRQLYEHFRGDYQTHDIGWSEERAGTVLQAWQRRFVQLAQEALPQNSSQQIHAFSSTTLDDILHAFSEVSAARVAGGYLLMLAYACVTMLRWDCAQSQGAVGLAGVLLVALAVASGLGLCALLGIAFNAATTQVLPFLALGIGVDDIFLLAHAFTEAPPGTPLQERTGECLQRTGTSVALTSINHMVAFFMAALVPIPALRAFSLQAAIVVGCNFAAVMLVFPAVLSLDLHRRHCQRLDVLCCFSRPCSARVIQILPRELGDGTGPVGIAHLTATVQAFARCETSSQHVVTILPPRARLVPPPSDPLGSELFSPGGSTRDLLGQEEGTRQKATCSSLPCARWSLAHFARYQFAPWLLQAHSKAMVLVLFGALLGLSLYGATLVQDGLALTDVVPRGTKEHAFLSAQLRYFSLYEVALVTQGGFDYAHSQRALFDLHQRFSSLKAVLPPPATQAPRTWLHYYRNWLQGIQAAFDQDWASGRISHHSCRNGSEDGALAYKLLIQTGDAQEPLDFSQVGSGAGRVGMQGGPLGLVGPDLQPSLPLQLTTRKLVDKEGLIPPELFYVGLTMWVSSDPLGLAASQANFYPPPPEWLHDKYDTTGENLRIPAAQPLEFAQFPFLLHGLQKTADFVEAIEGARAACAEAGRAGVRAYPSGSPFLFWEQYLGLRRYFLLAICILLVCTFLVCALLLLNPWTAGLIVLVLAMMTVELFGIMGFLGIKLSAIPVVILVASVGIGVEFTVHVALGFLTTQGSRNLRAACALERTFAPVTDGAVSTLLGLLMLAGSNFDFIIRYFFVVLTVLTLLGLLHGLVLLPVLLSILGPPPEVVQMYKESPEVLSPPAPQEGGLRWGLSPTLPQSFARVTTSVTVALHPPPLPGAYIHPASDEPPWSPVATPAASAPSSLSSRGPCPATG; this is encoded by the exons ATGGCTCGGCCGCCGCCACTCCAGGAGCTGCCCCCTGGCTATACACCCCCAGCTCGAGCCGCATCACCCCAG ATCCTAGCTGGGAGCCTGAAGGCTCCACTCTGGCTTCGTGCTTACTTCCAGGGGCTGCTCTTCTCTCTGGGCTGTGGGATCCAGAGACACTGTGGCAAAGTGCTCTTCCTGGGCCTGTTGGCCTTTGGAGCCCTGGCACTGGGTCTCCGCGTGGCCATCATTGAGACAGACCTAGAACAGCTCTGGGTGGAAG TGGGCAGCCGGGTGAGCCAGGAGTTACAGTACACCAAGGAGAAGCTGGGGGACGAGGCTGCGTACACCTCCCAGATGTTGATACAGACCCCACGCCGGGAAGGGGAGAATGTCCTCACACCTGAGGCACTTGGCCTCCACCTCCAGGCAGCCCTCACCGCCAGTAAAGTGCAAGTATCACTCTATGGAAA GTCCTGGGATTTGAACAAAATCTGCTACAAGTCAGGAATTCCCCTAATTGAAAATGGAATGATTGAGCGG ATGATTGAGAAGCTGTTTCCGTGCGTGATCCTCACCCCCCTCGACTGCTTCTGGGAGGGAGCCAAACTCCAAGGGGGCTCCGCCTACTTGCC CGGCCGTCCTGACATCCAGTGGACCAACCTGGATCCAGAGCAGCTGCTGGAGGAACTGGGCCCCTTTGCCTCCCTCGAGGGCTTCCGGGAGCTGCTAGACAAGGCACAGGTGGGCCAGGCCTATGTGGGGCGGCCCTGTCTTCACCCTGACGATCTCCACTGCCCGCCTAGTGCCCCTAACCATCACGGCAAGCAG GCTCCCAATGTGGCTCAGGAGCTGAGTGGGGGCTGCCACGGCTTTTCCCACAAGTTTATGCACTGGCAGGAGGAATTGCTGCTGGGGGGCATCTCTAGAGACCCCCGAGGACAGCTGCTGAG GGCGGAGGCCCTGCAGAGCACCTTCCTGCTGATGAGTCCACGCCAGCTGTATGAGCACTTCCGAGGCGACTACCAGACGCATGACATCGGCTGGAGTGAGGAGCGGGCCGGCACGGTGCTGCAAGCCTGGCAGCGGCGCTTTGTGCAG CTGGCTCAGGAGGCCCTGCCTCAGAATTCATCGCAGCAGATCCACGCCTTTTCCTCCACCACCCTGGATGACATCCTGCACGCCTTCTCTGAAGTCAGTGCTGCCCGCGTGGCGGGAGGCTATCTGCTCATG cTAGCCTATGCCTGTGTGACAATGCTGCGCTGGGACTGTGCCCAGTCCCAGGGTGCGGTGGGCCTTGCAGGGGTGCTGCTGGTAGCCCTGGCGGTGGCCTCGGGCCTTGGGCTCTGCGCCCTGCTTGGCATCGCCTTCAATGCTGCCACTACCCAG GTGCTGCCCTTCCTGGCACTGGGCATCGGTGTGGATGACATATTCCTGCTGGCACATGCCTTCACAGAGGCTCCCCCTGGCACCCCTCTCCAG GAGCGCACAGGCGAGTGTCTGCAGCGCACGGGGACCAGCGTGGCGCTCACATCCATCAACCACATGGTGGCCTTCTTCATGGCCGCCCTCGTTCCCATCCCTGCACTGCGGGCCTTCTCCTTGCAG GCAGCCATAGTGGTCGGCTGCAACTTCGCGGCCGTGATGCTTGTCTTCCCGGCGGTCCTCAGCCTGGACCTGCACCGGCGTCACTGCCAGCGCCTTGACGTGCTCTGCTGCTTCTCTAG GCCCTGCTCTGCTCGGGTGATTCAGATTCTGCCCCGGGAGCTAGGGGATGGGACAGGACCAGTGGGCATTGCCCACCTGACGGCCACAGTTCAAGCCTTCGCCCGCTGCGAAACCAGCAGCCAGCATGTCGTCACCATCCTGCCCCCCCGAGCCCGCTTGGTGCCCCCACCTTCCGACCCACTGGGCTCTGAGCTCTTCAGCCCAGGAGGGTCCACACGGGACCTCCTAGGCCAAGAGGAGGGGACCAGGCAAAAGGCAACCTGCAgctccctgccctgtgcccgcTGGAGTCTTGCCCATTTCGCCCGCTATCAGTTCGCACCCTGGCTGCTCCAGGCACACAGCAAG GCCATGGTGCTGGTGCTCTTTGGGGCTCTTCTGGGCCTGAGCCTCTACGGAGCCACCCTGGTGCAGGACGGGCTGGCCCTGACGGATGTGGTGCCTCGGGGCACCAAGGAGCATGCCTTCCTGAGCGCCCAGCTCAGGTACTTCTCCCTGTACGAGGTGGCCCTGGTGACACAGGGTGGCTTTGACTACGCCCACTCCCAACGCGCCCTCTTTGATCTGCACCAGCGCTTCAGTTCTCTCAAGGCCGTGCTGCCCCCccctgccacccaggcgccccgcacctGGCTGCACTATTACCGGAACTGGCTACAGG GGATCCAGGCTGCCTTTGACCAGGACTGGGCTTCCGGGCGCATTAGCCACCACTCGTGCCGCAACGGCTCCGAGGATGGGGCGCTGGCCTACAAGCTGCTCATCCAGACCGGGGATGCCCAAGAGCCTCTGGATTTCAGCCAGGTTGGAAGCGGGGCTGGAAGGGTCGGGATGCAGGGAGGGCCTCTAGGCCTCGTGGGCCCGGACCTTcagccctctctgcctctgcagctGACCACAAGGAAGCTGGTAGATAAGGAGGGGCTGATCCCACCCGAGCTCTTCTACGTGGGGCTGACCATGTGGGTAAGCAGTGACCCGCTGGGCCTGGCGGCCTCACAGGCCAACTTCTACCCCCCACCTCCCGAGTGGCTACATGACAAGTACGACACCACCGGGGAGAACCTTCGCA TCCCGGCAGCCCAGCCCCTGGAATTTGCCCAGTTCCCCTTCCTACTGCATGGCCTCCAGAAGACCGCGGACTTCGTGGAGGCCATCGAGGGGGCCCGGGCAGCGTGCGCCGAGGCAGGCCGGGCCGGGGTGCGTGCCTACCCCAGCggctcccccttcctcttctgggaGCAGTATCTGGGCCTGCGGCGCTACTTCCTGCTGGCTATCTGCATCCTGCTGGTATGCACTTTCCTCGTCTGTGCCCTGCTGCTGCTCAACCCCTGGACGGCCGGCCTCATA GTACTGGTCCTGGCGATGATGACTGTGGAGCTCTTTGGCATCATGGGTTTCCTGGGCATCAAACTGAGTGCCATCCCCGTGGTGATCCTTGTGGCCTCTGTAGGCATTGGTGTTGAGTTCACGGTCCACGTGGCTCTG GGCTTCCTGACCACCCAGGGTAGCCGGAACCTGCGGGCTGCCTGTGCCCTAGAGCGCACATTTGCTCCAGTGACCGATGGGGCCGTCTCCACATTGCTGGGTCTGCTCATGCTTGCTGGTTCCAACTTTGACTTCATCATAAG GTACTTTTTCGTGGTGCTAACAGTGCTCACGCTCCTGGGCCTCCTCCATGGGCTCGTGCTGCTGCCCGTGCTGCTGTCCATCCTGGGCCCCCCACCAGAG GTGGTACAGATGTACAAGGAGAGCCCagaggtcctcagccccccagctCCACAGGAAGGAGGGCTCAGGTGGGGGTtgtcccccaccctgccccagagcTTTGCCAGAGTGACTACCTCCGTGACGGTggccctccacccacccccactgcctGGTGCCTACATCCACCCAGCCTCCGATGAGCCCCCTTGGTCCCCTGTTGCCACACCAGCTGCCAGCGCCCCTAGCAGCCTCAGTTCTAGGGGACCATGTCCAGCCACTGGGTGA
- the PTCH2 gene encoding protein patched homolog 2 isoform X5, whose amino-acid sequence MARPPPLQELPPGYTPPARAASPQILAGSLKAPLWLRAYFQGLLFSLGCGIQRHCGKVLFLGLLAFGALALGLRVAIIETDLEQLWVEVGSRVSQELQYTKEKLGDEAAYTSQMLIQTPRREGENVLTPEALGLHLQAALTASKVQVSLYGKSWDLNKICYKSGIPLIENGMIERMIEKLFPCVILTPLDCFWEGAKLQGGSAYLPGRPDIQWTNLDPEQLLEELGPFASLEGFRELLDKAQVGQAYVGRPCLHPDDLHCPPSAPNHHGKQAPNVAQELSGGCHGFSHKFMHWQEELLLGGISRDPRGQLLRAEALQSTFLLMSPRQLYEHFRGDYQTHDIGWSEERAGTVLQAWQRRFVQLAQEALPQNSSQQIHAFSSTTLDDILHAFSEVSAARVAGGYLLMLAYACVTMLRWDCAQSQGAVGLAGVLLVALAVASGLGLCALLGIAFNAATTQVLPFLALGIGVDDIFLLAHAFTEAPPGTPLQERTGECLQRTGTSVALTSINHMVAFFMAALVPIPALRAFSLQAAIVVGCNFAAVMLVFPAVLSLDLHRRHCQRLDVLCCFSRPCSARVIQILPRELGDGTGPVGIAHLTATVQAFARCETSSQHVVTILPPRARLVPPPSDPLGSELFSPGGSTRDLLGQEEGTRQKATCSSLPCARWSLAHFARYQFAPWLLQAHSKAMVLVLFGALLGLSLYGATLVQDGLALTDVVPRGTKEHAFLSAQLRYFSLYEVALVTQGGFDYAHSQRALFDLHQRFSSLKAVLPPPATQAPRTWLHYYRNWLQGIQAAFDQDWASGRISHHSCRNGSEDGALAYKLLIQTGDAQEPLDFSQVGSGAGRVGMQGGPLGLVGPDLQPSLPLQLTTRKLVDKEGLIPPELFYVGLTMWVSSDPLGLAASQANFYPPPPEWLHDKYDTTGENLRIPAAQPLEFAQFPFLLHGLQKTADFVEAIEGARAACAEAGRAGVRAYPSGSPFLFWEQYLGLRRYFLLAICILLVCTFLVCALLLLNPWTAGLIGFLTTQGSRNLRAACALERTFAPVTDGAVSTLLGLLMLAGSNFDFIIRYFFVVLTVLTLLGLLHGLVLLPVLLSILGPPPEVVQMYKESPEVLSPPAPQEGGLRWGLSPTLPQSFARVTTSVTVALHPPPLPGAYIHPASDEPPWSPVATPAASAPSSLSSRGPCPATG is encoded by the exons ATGGCTCGGCCGCCGCCACTCCAGGAGCTGCCCCCTGGCTATACACCCCCAGCTCGAGCCGCATCACCCCAG ATCCTAGCTGGGAGCCTGAAGGCTCCACTCTGGCTTCGTGCTTACTTCCAGGGGCTGCTCTTCTCTCTGGGCTGTGGGATCCAGAGACACTGTGGCAAAGTGCTCTTCCTGGGCCTGTTGGCCTTTGGAGCCCTGGCACTGGGTCTCCGCGTGGCCATCATTGAGACAGACCTAGAACAGCTCTGGGTGGAAG TGGGCAGCCGGGTGAGCCAGGAGTTACAGTACACCAAGGAGAAGCTGGGGGACGAGGCTGCGTACACCTCCCAGATGTTGATACAGACCCCACGCCGGGAAGGGGAGAATGTCCTCACACCTGAGGCACTTGGCCTCCACCTCCAGGCAGCCCTCACCGCCAGTAAAGTGCAAGTATCACTCTATGGAAA GTCCTGGGATTTGAACAAAATCTGCTACAAGTCAGGAATTCCCCTAATTGAAAATGGAATGATTGAGCGG ATGATTGAGAAGCTGTTTCCGTGCGTGATCCTCACCCCCCTCGACTGCTTCTGGGAGGGAGCCAAACTCCAAGGGGGCTCCGCCTACTTGCC CGGCCGTCCTGACATCCAGTGGACCAACCTGGATCCAGAGCAGCTGCTGGAGGAACTGGGCCCCTTTGCCTCCCTCGAGGGCTTCCGGGAGCTGCTAGACAAGGCACAGGTGGGCCAGGCCTATGTGGGGCGGCCCTGTCTTCACCCTGACGATCTCCACTGCCCGCCTAGTGCCCCTAACCATCACGGCAAGCAG GCTCCCAATGTGGCTCAGGAGCTGAGTGGGGGCTGCCACGGCTTTTCCCACAAGTTTATGCACTGGCAGGAGGAATTGCTGCTGGGGGGCATCTCTAGAGACCCCCGAGGACAGCTGCTGAG GGCGGAGGCCCTGCAGAGCACCTTCCTGCTGATGAGTCCACGCCAGCTGTATGAGCACTTCCGAGGCGACTACCAGACGCATGACATCGGCTGGAGTGAGGAGCGGGCCGGCACGGTGCTGCAAGCCTGGCAGCGGCGCTTTGTGCAG CTGGCTCAGGAGGCCCTGCCTCAGAATTCATCGCAGCAGATCCACGCCTTTTCCTCCACCACCCTGGATGACATCCTGCACGCCTTCTCTGAAGTCAGTGCTGCCCGCGTGGCGGGAGGCTATCTGCTCATG cTAGCCTATGCCTGTGTGACAATGCTGCGCTGGGACTGTGCCCAGTCCCAGGGTGCGGTGGGCCTTGCAGGGGTGCTGCTGGTAGCCCTGGCGGTGGCCTCGGGCCTTGGGCTCTGCGCCCTGCTTGGCATCGCCTTCAATGCTGCCACTACCCAG GTGCTGCCCTTCCTGGCACTGGGCATCGGTGTGGATGACATATTCCTGCTGGCACATGCCTTCACAGAGGCTCCCCCTGGCACCCCTCTCCAG GAGCGCACAGGCGAGTGTCTGCAGCGCACGGGGACCAGCGTGGCGCTCACATCCATCAACCACATGGTGGCCTTCTTCATGGCCGCCCTCGTTCCCATCCCTGCACTGCGGGCCTTCTCCTTGCAG GCAGCCATAGTGGTCGGCTGCAACTTCGCGGCCGTGATGCTTGTCTTCCCGGCGGTCCTCAGCCTGGACCTGCACCGGCGTCACTGCCAGCGCCTTGACGTGCTCTGCTGCTTCTCTAG GCCCTGCTCTGCTCGGGTGATTCAGATTCTGCCCCGGGAGCTAGGGGATGGGACAGGACCAGTGGGCATTGCCCACCTGACGGCCACAGTTCAAGCCTTCGCCCGCTGCGAAACCAGCAGCCAGCATGTCGTCACCATCCTGCCCCCCCGAGCCCGCTTGGTGCCCCCACCTTCCGACCCACTGGGCTCTGAGCTCTTCAGCCCAGGAGGGTCCACACGGGACCTCCTAGGCCAAGAGGAGGGGACCAGGCAAAAGGCAACCTGCAgctccctgccctgtgcccgcTGGAGTCTTGCCCATTTCGCCCGCTATCAGTTCGCACCCTGGCTGCTCCAGGCACACAGCAAG GCCATGGTGCTGGTGCTCTTTGGGGCTCTTCTGGGCCTGAGCCTCTACGGAGCCACCCTGGTGCAGGACGGGCTGGCCCTGACGGATGTGGTGCCTCGGGGCACCAAGGAGCATGCCTTCCTGAGCGCCCAGCTCAGGTACTTCTCCCTGTACGAGGTGGCCCTGGTGACACAGGGTGGCTTTGACTACGCCCACTCCCAACGCGCCCTCTTTGATCTGCACCAGCGCTTCAGTTCTCTCAAGGCCGTGCTGCCCCCccctgccacccaggcgccccgcacctGGCTGCACTATTACCGGAACTGGCTACAGG GGATCCAGGCTGCCTTTGACCAGGACTGGGCTTCCGGGCGCATTAGCCACCACTCGTGCCGCAACGGCTCCGAGGATGGGGCGCTGGCCTACAAGCTGCTCATCCAGACCGGGGATGCCCAAGAGCCTCTGGATTTCAGCCAGGTTGGAAGCGGGGCTGGAAGGGTCGGGATGCAGGGAGGGCCTCTAGGCCTCGTGGGCCCGGACCTTcagccctctctgcctctgcagctGACCACAAGGAAGCTGGTAGATAAGGAGGGGCTGATCCCACCCGAGCTCTTCTACGTGGGGCTGACCATGTGGGTAAGCAGTGACCCGCTGGGCCTGGCGGCCTCACAGGCCAACTTCTACCCCCCACCTCCCGAGTGGCTACATGACAAGTACGACACCACCGGGGAGAACCTTCGCA TCCCGGCAGCCCAGCCCCTGGAATTTGCCCAGTTCCCCTTCCTACTGCATGGCCTCCAGAAGACCGCGGACTTCGTGGAGGCCATCGAGGGGGCCCGGGCAGCGTGCGCCGAGGCAGGCCGGGCCGGGGTGCGTGCCTACCCCAGCggctcccccttcctcttctgggaGCAGTATCTGGGCCTGCGGCGCTACTTCCTGCTGGCTATCTGCATCCTGCTGGTATGCACTTTCCTCGTCTGTGCCCTGCTGCTGCTCAACCCCTGGACGGCCGGCCTCATA GGCTTCCTGACCACCCAGGGTAGCCGGAACCTGCGGGCTGCCTGTGCCCTAGAGCGCACATTTGCTCCAGTGACCGATGGGGCCGTCTCCACATTGCTGGGTCTGCTCATGCTTGCTGGTTCCAACTTTGACTTCATCATAAG GTACTTTTTCGTGGTGCTAACAGTGCTCACGCTCCTGGGCCTCCTCCATGGGCTCGTGCTGCTGCCCGTGCTGCTGTCCATCCTGGGCCCCCCACCAGAG GTGGTACAGATGTACAAGGAGAGCCCagaggtcctcagccccccagctCCACAGGAAGGAGGGCTCAGGTGGGGGTtgtcccccaccctgccccagagcTTTGCCAGAGTGACTACCTCCGTGACGGTggccctccacccacccccactgcctGGTGCCTACATCCACCCAGCCTCCGATGAGCCCCCTTGGTCCCCTGTTGCCACACCAGCTGCCAGCGCCCCTAGCAGCCTCAGTTCTAGGGGACCATGTCCAGCCACTGGGTGA